In Onychostoma macrolepis isolate SWU-2019 chromosome 06, ASM1243209v1, whole genome shotgun sequence, one DNA window encodes the following:
- the tgfa gene encoding protransforming growth factor alpha isoform X1 codes for MLLFRCILIAVTVMSLAIFDFVGSSFSHLGSLFTYGQVQENSTSTTTIATTTTTTTTTTTTTTTSSTTTTTTTRVKKFIAAAVHSHFDDCPDSHSHFCFHGTCRFLILEETPACVCHPGFVGMRCEHADLLAVVASNHRQQTVATMLVLCVVGSVLLMLLCTLLNCWWRRGGCGRGNTISCWSEKPRSILTSGTSCCHSETGILVLHFHFYTTFC; via the exons ATGCTGTTGTTCCGCTGTATTCTCATTGCTGTAACGGTCATGAGTCTGGCAATTTTTGACTTTGTTGGATCCTCATTTTCACACTTGG GCTCCCTTTTTACATATGGGCAGGTGCAAGAGAATTCTACCTCAACAACGACCATTGCAACCACCACAACAACGACTACCACCACTACCACAACAACCACCACCAGCTCGACGACAACCACTACTACTACACGTGTCAAAA aatttatAGCAGCCGCTGTCCACTCTCACTTCGATGACTGCCCCGACTCCCACAGCCACTTCTGTTTTCATGGCACATGCCGCTTTCTCATACTGGAGGAAACACCTGCATGCGT ATGTCATCCTGGCTTTGTGGGTATGCGTTGCGAACATGCAGATCTCTTGGCTGTGGTGGCGTCTAACCACAGGCAGCAGACCGTGGCCACCATGCTGGTGTTGTGTGTGGTGGGCAGTGTTCTACTCATGCTGCTCTGCACTTTACTAAA TTGTTGGTGGAGACGGGGTGGTTGTGGGCGAGGTAACACCATTTCGTGTTGGTCGGAGAAGCCTAGGAGTATTCTGACGAGTGGGACATCATGCTGTCACTCAGAAACAGGTATTCTGGTGCTACATTTCCATTTTTACACAACTTTTTGCTGA
- the tgfa gene encoding protransforming growth factor alpha isoform X3, whose amino-acid sequence MMYRAFWDTIFLLTGSLFTYGQVQENSTSTTTIATTTTTTTTTTTTTTTSSTTTTTTTRVKKFIAAAVHSHFDDCPDSHSHFCFHGTCRFLILEETPACVCHPGFVGMRCEHADLLAVVASNHRQQTVATMLVLCVVGSVLLMLLCTLLNCWWRRGGCGRGNTISCWSEKPRSILTSGTSCCHSETGILVLHFHFYTTFC is encoded by the exons ATGATGTATCGTGCTTTTTGGGATACAATATTCCTTCTCACCG GCTCCCTTTTTACATATGGGCAGGTGCAAGAGAATTCTACCTCAACAACGACCATTGCAACCACCACAACAACGACTACCACCACTACCACAACAACCACCACCAGCTCGACGACAACCACTACTACTACACGTGTCAAAA aatttatAGCAGCCGCTGTCCACTCTCACTTCGATGACTGCCCCGACTCCCACAGCCACTTCTGTTTTCATGGCACATGCCGCTTTCTCATACTGGAGGAAACACCTGCATGCGT ATGTCATCCTGGCTTTGTGGGTATGCGTTGCGAACATGCAGATCTCTTGGCTGTGGTGGCGTCTAACCACAGGCAGCAGACCGTGGCCACCATGCTGGTGTTGTGTGTGGTGGGCAGTGTTCTACTCATGCTGCTCTGCACTTTACTAAA TTGTTGGTGGAGACGGGGTGGTTGTGGGCGAGGTAACACCATTTCGTGTTGGTCGGAGAAGCCTAGGAGTATTCTGACGAGTGGGACATCATGCTGTCACTCAGAAACAGGTATTCTGGTGCTACATTTCCATTTTTACACAACTTTTTGCTGA
- the tgfa gene encoding protransforming growth factor alpha isoform X2, which translates to MLLFRCILIAVTVMSLAIFDFVGSSFSHLGSLFTYGQVQENSTSTTTIATTTTTTTTTTTTTTTSSTTTTTTTRVKKFIAAAVHSHFDDCPDSHSHFCFHGTCRFLILEETPACVCHPGFVGMRCEHADLLAVVASNHRQQTVATMLVLCVVGSVLLMLLCTLLNCWWRRGGCGRGNTISCWSEKPRSILTSGTSCCHSETVV; encoded by the exons ATGCTGTTGTTCCGCTGTATTCTCATTGCTGTAACGGTCATGAGTCTGGCAATTTTTGACTTTGTTGGATCCTCATTTTCACACTTGG GCTCCCTTTTTACATATGGGCAGGTGCAAGAGAATTCTACCTCAACAACGACCATTGCAACCACCACAACAACGACTACCACCACTACCACAACAACCACCACCAGCTCGACGACAACCACTACTACTACACGTGTCAAAA aatttatAGCAGCCGCTGTCCACTCTCACTTCGATGACTGCCCCGACTCCCACAGCCACTTCTGTTTTCATGGCACATGCCGCTTTCTCATACTGGAGGAAACACCTGCATGCGT ATGTCATCCTGGCTTTGTGGGTATGCGTTGCGAACATGCAGATCTCTTGGCTGTGGTGGCGTCTAACCACAGGCAGCAGACCGTGGCCACCATGCTGGTGTTGTGTGTGGTGGGCAGTGTTCTACTCATGCTGCTCTGCACTTTACTAAA TTGTTGGTGGAGACGGGGTGGTTGTGGGCGAGGTAACACCATTTCGTGTTGGTCGGAGAAGCCTAGGAGTATTCTGACGAGTGGGACATCATGCTGTCACTCAGAAACAG TGGTTTGA